Proteins from a single region of Ailuropoda melanoleuca isolate Jingjing chromosome 15, ASM200744v2, whole genome shotgun sequence:
- the KDELR3 gene encoding LOW QUALITY PROTEIN: ER lumen protein-retaining receptor 3 (The sequence of the model RefSeq protein was modified relative to this genomic sequence to represent the inferred CDS: inserted 2 bases in 1 codon) — LLAMILLLXKIWRSKCCSGISGKSQILFALVFTTRYLDLFTSFISVYNTVMKVVFLLCAYVTVYMIYGKFRKTFDSENDTFRLEFLLVPVIGLSFLENYSFTPLEILWTFSIYLESVAILPQLFMISKTGEAETITTHYLFFLGLYRALYLANWIRRYQTENFYDQIAVVSGVVQTIFYCDFFYLYVTKVLKGKKLSLPMPI; from the exons CTCCTGGCCATGATCTTGCTCCT GAAGATCTGGAGGTCCAAGTGCTGCTCCG GCATCTCTGGGAAGAGCCAGATCCTTTTCGCTCTCGTCTTCACCACCAGGTACCTGGACCTGTTCACCAGCTTCATCTCCGTCTACAACACGGTCATGAAG GTGGTTTTTCTCCTCTGTGCCTATGTCACAGTGTACATGATCTATGGGAAATTTCGGAAAACATTTGACAGTGAGAATGACACATTCCGCTTGGAGTTTCTTCTGGTCCCCGTCATTGGCCTCTCCTTCCTTGAGAACTACAGTTTTACTCCCCTGGAG ATCCTCTGGACTTTCTCTATCTACCTGGAATCGGTGGCCATCCTGCCCCAGCTCTTCATGATCAGTAAAACGGGAGAGGCTGAGACCATTACTACTCACTACCTGTTCTTTCTGGGGCTCTACCGGGCCCTCTACCTGGCTAACTGGATCAGGCGGTACCAGACGGAGAACTTCTATGACCAGATTGCAGTGGTGTCTGGGGTGGTACAAACCATCTTCTACTGTGACTTCTTCTACTTGTACGTGACCAAAG TCCTTAAAGGAAAGAAGTTAAGTCTTCCAATGCCAATTTGA